One region of Mycobacterium riyadhense genomic DNA includes:
- a CDS encoding TIGR04255 family protein, translating to MLPDTNQDGIQPNAPVALVTMEIRHPATDSLSESASREFKQLLINDLPIERQAQDLSWGMTTPGAPPTPVADRFVRYVNRDNTAAASLKNQAVVVETSAYSSFETFSDLVLRVADARAQVSSIVGVERIGLRYVLEIRVPTGFDGRVEWSNWIDEQLLGPQRFTPGGLALTEWQGAAVFREAQPGKSLIVRYGPGVGQALDPSYHLRRTTPTQTGPFFLMDIDSFWTPPSGSIPEYNREALISTFQDLYGPARVVFQDMITSRLKDELLRQ from the coding sequence ATGCTTCCCGACACAAATCAGGATGGAATCCAACCCAACGCGCCCGTCGCCCTGGTGACCATGGAAATCCGTCACCCGGCAACGGATTCCCTCAGCGAATCGGCGAGCCGGGAGTTTAAGCAGCTGCTCATCAATGACTTGCCGATCGAACGGCAGGCGCAGGACCTCAGTTGGGGCATGACAACGCCAGGTGCGCCCCCGACGCCCGTTGCGGATCGCTTCGTCCGCTACGTCAACCGGGACAACACGGCTGCCGCCTCCCTGAAGAACCAGGCCGTGGTCGTCGAGACCAGCGCCTACAGCAGCTTTGAGACTTTTAGCGACCTTGTGTTGCGGGTCGCCGACGCCCGTGCGCAAGTCTCGTCAATCGTTGGGGTCGAGCGCATCGGTCTGCGCTACGTCCTTGAAATCCGAGTCCCAACGGGTTTCGACGGCCGCGTCGAATGGAGCAACTGGATCGACGAACAACTGCTGGGACCGCAGCGCTTCACTCCCGGCGGCCTAGCCTTGACGGAGTGGCAGGGTGCCGCGGTCTTCCGCGAGGCGCAACCTGGGAAGTCGCTCATCGTGCGCTACGGCCCCGGTGTCGGCCAGGCCCTCGATCCCAGTTACCACCTGCGCCGCACCACGCCGACCCAAACCGGGCCATTCTTCCTCATGGACATCGACAGCTTCTGGACTCCACCAAGCGGTTCCATACCCGAATACAACCGAGAGGCGTTGATCTCGACATTCCAGGACTTGTATGGCCCGGCGCGTGTGGTGTTCCAGGACATGATCACCAGCCGCCTGAAAGACGAGCTGCTACGCCAATAG